A section of the Harmonia axyridis chromosome 2, icHarAxyr1.1, whole genome shotgun sequence genome encodes:
- the LOC123673008 gene encoding caspase-3-like, producing MDRNVKADASSFGESSERLLEEGHEKATANRKDSAGIKNPQEVEGARRFSGVISISDTFGRFYERNYYLDPLEYKRDGDEPGLVLILNQEHFEGAVNPTRHGSKKDVEDIITCFGRLGFNINRKDHLFEDLSRDSVLKKFDEVLRSDLSQINSVLVFILSHGRNCNIIACKDGYFKLEDILTKFEKCTALKGKPKMFVIQACKGDDTTNLSSHDKSNKMIVPWSTFEEIYSDMLIIYSTLEGKYSYRDEMRGTWLIQEICKNFTAYGWRDDVLSLSSRVIKCVCTKFNCSKPGSRDVEKQVPVIVSTLSKKFYLNRNKDRNYILHSTGMMKMIIGIFQSISKLMTNSMQPENNEATY from the exons ATGGATCGCAATGTTAAAGCGGATGCTTCTAGTTTTGGCGAAAGTTCGGAAAGATTACTTGAGGAAG gacATGAGAAAGCGACAGCAAATAGAAAGGATTCAGCGGGAATCAAAAATCCGCAAGAAGTAGAGGGTGCACGACGTTTTTCTGGAGTAATTTCAATTTCTGACACATTTGGGAGATTTTACGAACGAAATTATTATTTAGATCCATTAGAATATAAGAGAGATGGTGATGAGCCTGGTTTAGTCCTCATTCTAAATCAAGAACATTTCGAAGGTGCAGTCAACCCAACTAGACACGGATCCAAAAAAGATGTTGAAGATATAATTACCTGCTTTGGTAGATTGGGTTTTAACATAAATAGAAAGGATCATCTATTCGAAGATCTATCACGAGATagtgtattgaaaaaatttgatgaag TTCTGAGGTCCGATTTATCGCAAATCAATTCTGTGTTAGTGTTTATACTCTCTCATGGTAGAAACTGTAACATAATCGCATGTAAGGATGGATATTTCAAATTGGAGGATATCCtgacgaaatttgaaaaatgtacaGCTCTCAAAGGGAAGCCAAAGATGTTCGTTATTCAG GCCTGCAAGGGTGATGATACTACAAATTTGAGCAGTCATGATAAGTCTAATAAGATGATAGTTCCTTGGTCaacttttgaagaaatttattcAGATATGCTTATCATTTACAGCACACTTGAAG GGAAATATTCTTACAGGGACGAAATGAGAGGAACTTGGTTGATTCAAGAAATCTGCAAGAATTTCACTGCTTATGGATGGAGAGATGACGTATTGAGTCTTTCATCAAGAGTTATAAAATGCGTATGCACGAAGTTTAATTGTTCGAAACCTGGAAGTCGTGATGTGGAAAAACAGGTGCCAGTAATAGTTTCCACGCTCAGCAAGAAATTTTACCTGAATAGAAATAAGGATAGgaattatattttgcattcaactggaatgatgaaaatgataataggcatttttcaatcaatttctaAATTAATGACAAATAGTATGCAGCCTGAAAATAATGAGGCGACTTATTGA
- the LOC123673162 gene encoding uncharacterized protein LOC123673162 isoform X1 produces MSVDEEDCNIFLKPSTELIPDEYQNDRNEHASVHIFVFKEHMERKFVDCMRSLGYIVREKNIHILSSRNDAIAALERIGNGTDQKSCLIILFWGSLRDDKKFSLRDGSSVKLMEIWSRFVSSKCPLFRDKPKIFIFNGVSLRIQDDSGIKHLENTVEDALPVSKISSGIFSYNIPVEADMLIVFKHNDDLKGSVEYMDSLCSNFQNYAQREDISSLLTIAHFSSQPTLISTMTRKFYLVPSVHRGIQLSLREKYSKIEQAIQKVKENIIFLTKDEKPIPEKPVESSEGSEPVAELKRSSSIEENLQRRISKQDALIKIRSRSNTTSRLNDLDKFIYKRRGSADHRPAWRY; encoded by the exons atgagTGTTGATGAAGAAGACTGTAACATATTTTTGAAGCCCTCGACTGAGCTAATTCCTGATGAATACCAAAACGATAGAAATGAACATGCTTCAGTGCATATTTTCGTTTTCAAAGAACATATGGAGAGGAAATTCGTAGATTGCATGAGATCATTAGGTTATATCGtaagggaaaaaaatattcatatcttGTCTTCACGAAATGATGCGATTGCAGCATTAGAAAGAA TTGGGAATGGAACCGACCAGAAGTCTTGTTTGATTATACTTTTTTGGGGCTCACTAAGAgatgataaaaaattttcactgaGAGATGGTTCTTCAGTTAAATTGATGGAGATATGGAGTAGATTTGTTTCGTCGAAATGTCCACTATTCCGGGATAaaccaaaaattttcatattcaat gGAGTGTCATTGAGAATTCAAGATGATTCT GGTATAAAACATTTGGAAAATACAGTGGAAGATGCCCTTCCAGTCAGTAAAATATCTAGTGGAATATTTTCGTACAATATACCTGTTGAGGCTGATATGTTGATAGTATTCAAACATAATGATG ATCTCAAAGGTTCAGTCGAGTATATGGACTCATTATGTAGTAATTTCCAGAACTACGCACAACGTGAGGATATCTCATCTCTTCTCACTATAGCACATTTCTCGAGTCAGCCAACCCTGATTTCCACAATGACTAGAAAATTTTACTTAGTGCCAAGTGTGCACAGAGGTATTCAGCTATCTCTGAGGGAGAAGTACTCGAAGATAGAGCAAGCAATTCAAAAAGtgaaagaaaatataatatttcttacGAAAGATGAGAAGCCCATTCCAGAAAAGCCAGTTGAGAGTTCCGAAGGCTCAGAGCCAGTTGCAGAGCTGAAGCGATCATCTTCGATTGAAGAAAACTTACAAAGAAGAATATCTAAGCAAGATGCACTGATAAAAATTCGCTCAAGATCAAACACCACGTCTCGCCTAAATGATCTTGATAAATTCATTTATAAGAGAAGGGGTTCTGCTGATCACAGACCAGCTTGGAGATACTGA
- the LOC123673162 gene encoding uncharacterized protein LOC123673162 isoform X2: protein MSVDEEDCNIFLKPSTELIPDEYQNDRNEHASVHIFVFKEHMERKFVDCMRSLGYIVREKNIHILSSRNDAIAALERIGNGTDQKSCLIILFWGSLRDDKKFSLRDGSSVKLMEIWSRFVSSKCPLFRDKPKIFIFNGIKHLENTVEDALPVSKISSGIFSYNIPVEADMLIVFKHNDDLKGSVEYMDSLCSNFQNYAQREDISSLLTIAHFSSQPTLISTMTRKFYLVPSVHRGIQLSLREKYSKIEQAIQKVKENIIFLTKDEKPIPEKPVESSEGSEPVAELKRSSSIEENLQRRISKQDALIKIRSRSNTTSRLNDLDKFIYKRRGSADHRPAWRY, encoded by the exons atgagTGTTGATGAAGAAGACTGTAACATATTTTTGAAGCCCTCGACTGAGCTAATTCCTGATGAATACCAAAACGATAGAAATGAACATGCTTCAGTGCATATTTTCGTTTTCAAAGAACATATGGAGAGGAAATTCGTAGATTGCATGAGATCATTAGGTTATATCGtaagggaaaaaaatattcatatcttGTCTTCACGAAATGATGCGATTGCAGCATTAGAAAGAA TTGGGAATGGAACCGACCAGAAGTCTTGTTTGATTATACTTTTTTGGGGCTCACTAAGAgatgataaaaaattttcactgaGAGATGGTTCTTCAGTTAAATTGATGGAGATATGGAGTAGATTTGTTTCGTCGAAATGTCCACTATTCCGGGATAaaccaaaaattttcatattcaat GGTATAAAACATTTGGAAAATACAGTGGAAGATGCCCTTCCAGTCAGTAAAATATCTAGTGGAATATTTTCGTACAATATACCTGTTGAGGCTGATATGTTGATAGTATTCAAACATAATGATG ATCTCAAAGGTTCAGTCGAGTATATGGACTCATTATGTAGTAATTTCCAGAACTACGCACAACGTGAGGATATCTCATCTCTTCTCACTATAGCACATTTCTCGAGTCAGCCAACCCTGATTTCCACAATGACTAGAAAATTTTACTTAGTGCCAAGTGTGCACAGAGGTATTCAGCTATCTCTGAGGGAGAAGTACTCGAAGATAGAGCAAGCAATTCAAAAAGtgaaagaaaatataatatttcttacGAAAGATGAGAAGCCCATTCCAGAAAAGCCAGTTGAGAGTTCCGAAGGCTCAGAGCCAGTTGCAGAGCTGAAGCGATCATCTTCGATTGAAGAAAACTTACAAAGAAGAATATCTAAGCAAGATGCACTGATAAAAATTCGCTCAAGATCAAACACCACGTCTCGCCTAAATGATCTTGATAAATTCATTTATAAGAGAAGGGGTTCTGCTGATCACAGACCAGCTTGGAGATACTGA
- the LOC123673163 gene encoding uncharacterized protein LOC123673163, whose translation MNANSERIEISRDLLEKAEKARSVLLPTKSELKYKKEYDKFLQWMEVNRMDSKNTSETVMLAYFQEMSELYSPNSLWTKWSMLKLMMRIHDDIDGSKFHELEAFLKRKSKGYEPKKSQVFSREDIVKFLKNASDQKYLLHKACNANCNDCTFIVLFHR comes from the exons atgaatgcaAACTCAGAGAGAATTGAGATTTCAAGAGATTTGTTGGAAAAGGCTGAAAAAGCTCGTTCTGTACTACTACCGACAAAGTCGGAACTTAAGTACAAAAAGGAATATGACAAATTTCTGCAGTGGATGGAAGTTAACCGTATGGATAGTAAAAACACGAGTGAAACTGTAATGTTGGCGTATTTTCAAGAGATG TCTGAATTGTATAGTCCTAATTCGCTGTGGACTAAGTGGTCAATGCTAAAATTGATGATGAGAATACATGATGACATAGATGGAAGTAAATTTCACGAATTGGAAGCGTTTCTCAAACGCAAAAGTAAAGGCTATGAGCCAAAAAAGTCTCAAGTGTTTAGTCGGGAAGatattgtcaaatttttgaagaatgcgTCTGATCAAAAATACTTACTTCATAAGGCATGTAATGCAAACTGTAACGATTGCACATTTATTGTTCTGTTTCACAGGTAG